Genomic window (Sulfoacidibacillus ferrooxidans):
GGTTATTCGCGAACACGAGCGCCAATTGGAATCCAAGCACCATTACTTGGAACACCATTCCCAGTTATAATGGCACATCCATCAGTTCCGCATCCACGTATCAAGGGCAATGGGCACAGTTTAACATTACCAGCCTAGCCCAAGACTGGTCGAACCAGATTGCCGGGAAATCGTTTACCTATTTTCCTCCGGAAGGATTCTTTCTCAGTGAGGCAGGAAACGGTCAAACGTACTGGCACAAATTTGCTTCCATCGAAAACTCGTCCAGTTCAGGGGTGCAGCCGTACATTCAGATTAACTATGCCGCCCCAAATGCGCCCTGGGGTGCCATGTACACACATGACGATCCGAATGGCAGCGGGTACGCAAATCTCTGGTGGAACGTGGTTCCTGGAGCCAGCAGCTATGACGTTTTGATTTGGAATGGGCATAATTACCAGTCGTTCAACGTAGGGAATGTCACACACTGGACGACCAAGGGCCAGGGGATTTGGCCTACCGCCTCGGAGATTCAGCAAGGCAAGTATTTACTTCATACCGACAAAAGTGGCGCTGAACTCGCTTTGGATCCTTCATCGGTGTATCAGAATGCCTACGTTGCCAACGGTAGTACGGGTACAAATTACGGAACAGACAAGAACTATTGGTTCCGTATTGAAGCCGTAACATCGGACGGACAAACGACTGACTCCAGCAATGCGTTCATGCCAACCATGCAATCCTATGTTCCGGATAAAGGCCAAGCCCCCACGATGGTTCCGCTTTTTGTTGGAGCAGCGGATGCGGCAACTGGAAATTTTGTTCTGCAGGACACAGATCTTACAACGAGCGGATATGGTCCGCAGGTATCCATCGACCGAACGTACAACCAGAGCGCCTATAACACATTCAGTCCCTTCGGGAATGGGTGGCGAGTAGGTTACCAGACGCAAATAGACATGGTCAACAACCTCCCGCATTTGGTTAGCACAGACGGAAGCGACCACATCTTCTGGCCGCAGCCGGACGGTTCCTATGCGTCTCCGCCGGGACTCACCTCAGACACGCTAACGGCAGTCACGAGCAATGGGAGTGTCGTTGGGTATGACCTGAAAACCAACAACTATACCACGGAAGAGTTTCAAACGCCCTTTACCACATCGAGTGGACAACAGGAGTATTTGCTCACGGATGTAAAGGACAAAAATGGGAACAAACTTTCCATTTCCTACAGTTCCTATGGGAACCCCACGACCATGACCGACGCCAGCGGGCGGACGACAACATTCAACTATAATTCGAGTGGCTTGGTTACGTCGGTTACGTTCGCCGCAAACAGTACGACGAACGAAACTTGGAACTACGGGTATGACACAAGTAATAATTTAGTCTCGGTGACGGACCCGAGTGGCAACGTGACCCAGTATGGTTATACCAACGGCGAGTTGACTGGGGTGACTACGCCAAATGGGAATATGGTAACAATCTCGTATGGGTCAAACGGTTACGTCTCGGGAGAGACCAATCCCGCTCAAAAGAGCGAGAGTATCTCGTACGGGACGGGGACCACGACGCTAACCGATCCACTTGGCGTTCCAACGGTGTGGACCTACGACAATGACCATCTGAACACGCAAACGGTCTTCGATCCCAGTGGTTTAAACAGGAAGTGGACCACCACGTACAACGAGTTTGGAGAGGTTCTCACAGCCACCGATCCACTTGGGTACACCACGACCAACACGTACGATGGGTTTGGCCAGTTACAAACCGTGACGGACCCGAACAATCACGTCACCACGATCCATCGGGTAAGCACCGGATACGGAAACATCAATCATGAAATTTCGAGTGTTCAACTGCCCGCGGGTGGAACCTATCAGTTCCAATATGACCAAAATCATAATCAGATTACATCCCTGACCCCGCAGGACCAGATTAGCGGTTCGGCCTACAACACAAACGGAACCATTGCTTCGGGGACGTATCCTATTTCCACCGCTAATAACCCGCTCGATAACAACAGCTTTGAGAGTTGGACCAGTGGGTTGCCAACGGATTGGTCCCAACTTGGAGCCAGTCATACCAACACCCAGTCCAGTGATGCGATCTTCGGGGGAAGTTCCTGGCAGGTCTCCAATGCGACAGGCGTGGTAGACCTTTTTCCCAGCGTGTCGCTGATTTCCACGTCAAATCTGAACGACGGGGTGGCCTTCGAAGCCTACGCGAAAGCCAGCAGTGCCAGTGCGGCTGCCACAACGAAGTTGCAAATTAATTTCTTTGACAGTAATGGAAACTACGTTGGTCAAGCGGACGGAGCACCTTTGAGTGTGAGTGGCAAGTGGACACAACTTTCTGTCGTGGTCCCCAAAACGAGCTTCCCGTCGAATGCCGTCTCGTTTCGACCCATTTTAATTACCGATCCCACTTCTTCCGACACCGTGAATTTCGACGCGGTGGATGTGGTTGGATATAACCTGGCTCCACAATACAACGCGATCGTCAACGGAGATTTCAGCAATACGTCGAATCCGTTTTATGATTGGAGCACCATTGGGACGATTACGGCTGTGAACAATTCCCAGACCGATAATACAGGAAGTACGGAAACCGCCGCCTCCTTCGGATCTTATCAGAAAGTGGCGCAAATTGTCCCGTCGTCAAGTTGGTCGGGGGTTCATCCGAGTGACAGCAACGAGTACATTCCCTACGTGCCTTCCCAGTCTTATACGATTGGGGCGATGCTCAAGGGCTATGATTCCACGGCGACGGATGTGTCCTTTGAGTTTTACAACTCCTCCAAACAGTTGATTAATCAAGCCAGCAGCCCCGCTCAGAGTGGAACCTTCGGCTGGCAGTATGAGACATTGACGCTAAAGAGTGTCCCCACAGGGACTGCGTACATCATGCCGGAAGTGTTGGTAGCCCCCACGACAAGTTCGACGCCTTCCGATGCGACCAGTTGGGCGACGGAGATGCGGGTGTCCATCCTCCCGGATACCACGCAGTACACGTACGATTCGAGTAACAGCAACAACTACCTGGCGTCGGTGACCGATCCACTCGGGAACGTGACGCAATACCAGAACAATCCTTTTGGGGACGTACAAAGTGTCACTGACCCGAATGGAAATACGTTGTCCATGACGTATACCGCAGACCATCAACTGGCCACGCAGACGTCGTCTTCGGACAACTTGCAAGTGCAGTACACGTACGATAAAGACGGGAATGTGACGAAAGTCTCCGAAACCAATAGTGCGGGCAGTTCAACCTATGCCACTCAATCTTCTTCCTACAACAACCTGGACCAATTGCAATCGTCCACCGATGCCCTTGGAAATACGACGAGCTATCTATATGATGCGAATGGACGTCTGAATCAG
Coding sequences:
- a CDS encoding DNRLRE domain-containing protein, with the protein product MNSCQRNQTNRQMKGEGILTQTGGNHTLVHKIKIRLISYTMITALFTSLLSPLIGTIPAALADTTSSSSQPTELQAYDTEYSNVYRNPDGTITSKIYFAPVNYQTEDGNFHPINTDLVSDSNGGYKVNQNRFTTQFGAASDSSNLETVNYNGNQVSFQLAPLSMTNALGSQVFSNPQHTSPSTDHSTITYSGVYPDVSLKEEVTSLGVKETIVLNKYVPGLHSFAFVLNTKGVTPQIAKDGSVDFVDTVGNTVFNIPPGIMQDSNVDPHSGDPQQSNAVTYQLQTVGGKTVLMVSVDEKWLAAPSRVYPVSIDPTINIQSQITDAYVSSAYPTTNYSGSSLWNSTLGYYDLHTGYYDSTTGTNWAYFHLPPGNNLPLLGLTVNSAYFNAYADWSYYSSTAEPTWLFANTSANWNPSTITWNTIPSYNGTSISSASTYQGQWAQFNITSLAQDWSNQIAGKSFTYFPPEGFFLSEAGNGQTYWHKFASIENSSSSGVQPYIQINYAAPNAPWGAMYTHDDPNGSGYANLWWNVVPGASSYDVLIWNGHNYQSFNVGNVTHWTTKGQGIWPTASEIQQGKYLLHTDKSGAELALDPSSVYQNAYVANGSTGTNYGTDKNYWFRIEAVTSDGQTTDSSNAFMPTMQSYVPDKGQAPTMVPLFVGAADAATGNFVLQDTDLTTSGYGPQVSIDRTYNQSAYNTFSPFGNGWRVGYQTQIDMVNNLPHLVSTDGSDHIFWPQPDGSYASPPGLTSDTLTAVTSNGSVVGYDLKTNNYTTEEFQTPFTTSSGQQEYLLTDVKDKNGNKLSISYSSYGNPTTMTDASGRTTTFNYNSSGLVTSVTFAANSTTNETWNYGYDTSNNLVSVTDPSGNVTQYGYTNGELTGVTTPNGNMVTISYGSNGYVSGETNPAQKSESISYGTGTTTLTDPLGVPTVWTYDNDHLNTQTVFDPSGLNRKWTTTYNEFGEVLTATDPLGYTTTNTYDGFGQLQTVTDPNNHVTTIHRVSTGYGNINHEISSVQLPAGGTYQFQYDQNHNQITSLTPQDQISGSAYNTNGTIASGTYPISTANNPLDNNSFESWTSGLPTDWSQLGASHTNTQSSDAIFGGSSWQVSNATGVVDLFPSVSLISTSNLNDGVAFEAYAKASSASAAATTKLQINFFDSNGNYVGQADGAPLSVSGKWTQLSVVVPKTSFPSNAVSFRPILITDPTSSDTVNFDAVDVVGYNLAPQYNAIVNGDFSNTSNPFYDWSTIGTITAVNNSQTDNTGSTETAASFGSYQKVAQIVPSSSWSGVHPSDSNEYIPYVPSQSYTIGAMLKGYDSTATDVSFEFYNSSKQLINQASSPAQSGTFGWQYETLTLKSVPTGTAYIMPEVLVAPTTSSTPSDATSWATEMRVSILPDTTQYTYDSSNSNNYLASVTDPLGNVTQYQNNPFGDVQSVTDPNGNTLSMTYTADHQLATQTSSSDNLQVQYTYDKDGNVTKVSETNSAGSSTYATQSSSYNNLDQLQSSTDALGNTTSYLYDANGRLNQVTLPDTHTLGVQYNNAGEPTTVTVDNTSVNQYGYNADGWLTSAQNGNNSSTYGYDKVGNLTSQTDSVGSQAFTYNADNALKSMSATVGTTTVTTNYNLGSQDQVKSITNGSGANLATYSYNEQGLTDTLQLGNGMEETFRYDGDLHLQSMAIENGSTVLDAYQYSYDKDGNLTEVDNLVSGTVQKYQYDAMNRLTSETLPNGNTVTYTYDALGNILSKTVKTSNGSTVSSTTYGYNAGNQLTSVNGQAYTYDANGNLTSTGTDTYKWNELGQLTEVDNSSGTAIATYTYDSQGRRVSETAGGQTTKFYYIGGSNLVAYETDGSGNLLQSYTYGPTGSPLTLTTWSGGTGTTYYYHENGHGDVVALTDSSGNTVAQYTYDAWGNILSSSGTLANTNPYLYAGYRWDSAIGMYYLNARYYAPNLMRFISKDPVSGLNAYTYADDNPIMKVDPSGEWSIWDTVALVGAGIAAVALAATGVGIIADAAILEGALAGEGVAATEAIAADSEAVGAGAADATAMDTLEASTAENVSSTAETTGEASAEGTVNSLDEHQNYNVLAKHTTPDGLAKDLGAKGWTRTDEPGGSKSGPTINFTHPEIGTKIRIQPSPNDGNPYFRVQNTNGNYLDANGLFPSNATRQELRILTHFYFGRG